GACTTCAAATACATCGTGTACAAATACATCGTGTACAAGATAAATGGAGAAACGAAATGCCAGCCCTCTATTCCACACAGGCCCGTGCCGTCGGCGGTCGCGCCGGCCATGTCCAGAGCAATGACGGCCTGCTCAGCCTCGACCTTGCCCTGCCCAAGGAACTCGGCGGCAAGGGCGGCGCCACCAATCCGGAACAGCTTTTCGCCGCCGGCTATGCCGCTTGCTTCGAAAGCGCCATGCGCTTCATCGCCGGCAAGCAGAAGCTGCCGCTTCAGGATGCCTCGGTGACGGCCAATGTCAGCCTGCATTCCAACGACCAGGGCGGCTTCCGGCTCGGCGTTTCGCTGGCGGCCGAGACGAAGGGTCTTGATCAAGCGGCGGCGGACGCGCTTGTATCGGCGGCGCATCAGGTCTGC
The nucleotide sequence above comes from Mesorhizobium shangrilense. Encoded proteins:
- a CDS encoding organic hydroperoxide resistance protein, coding for MPALYSTQARAVGGRAGHVQSNDGLLSLDLALPKELGGKGGATNPEQLFAAGYAACFESAMRFIAGKQKLPLQDASVTANVSLHSNDQGGFRLGVSLAAETKGLDQAAADALVSAAHQVCPYSNAIKGNIEVALSAKAA